The following nucleotide sequence is from Pygocentrus nattereri isolate fPygNat1 chromosome 25, fPygNat1.pri, whole genome shotgun sequence.
AAGGGGTAAAGGGGCATACACTCCACCAGAACAGAAAATTCTTCAGTAttagtatttagtattattagtattagtaatagtattTAGTTGATGTACCCTGAAAGAGACTGAATATGAACATAGTCTCGTTGTCTGCGACGAGGCCTGAATCTAATGCAGGTGTATTTCTCAAAGGACATCAAAGCATTCTGAATAATGCTTATTTCCCGGGATGCTGCGAAGGAAATATAAAAGCTTAGTAAATAATGTAGTTATATGCTATAAAAATGTAAGACAACTTGAAATTTTAAGTCAACTTTATGCATTGCTTTAaaacttacatttaaatgttcctttaaccctctggggtccacaaaGTCACCCACGTGTCAAATTtgatctttatatatatatatatatatatatatatatatatatatatatatataaaatttgtgTCCTTACAGTGCAGAAATGTCATTCAGACATTTCCAGAATCTAGAGAGTACACCCCTGAAAACATGCAGAGAGGAGATTTTCcgctctgtaatgtcttctgggttgCACAAACACTAGAAGGCACTCCTGAGCGAGTGCAAAATGAATGgattaagatggagcatttgaacATAATCATAGTTTATATATacttaaataatattaatgtaaaagaatgcatcAATTTCCTGAACTCAGATCAGCATAAAACTTAataacaccactgttatatttttaagagtttttaaacttgaggtccatccatccatccattattcgcttctccggggttcgggtcacgggggcagcatcctaagcaatgaggccgcTTGTATtggcgatctcattctttcggtcattacccaaagctcatgaccataggtgagggtgggaatgtagatcgaccggtaaatcagccttgccttatggctcagatctttctttgccacaacagaccggtaaagagcccgcatcactgctgacccagcaatccacctgtcaatctcccgctcccttttaccgTCACTCTtaaacaagaccccgagatacttaaactccaccacttgaggcaagagctcatccccgagttaaactcgagttatagaaGTTTAAAACAGTGCTGCATCCATGACATCAGTGAGCGTGAAAAGACAAGACAGATCATGCGAAAAGACAATAGAGAGATAGGATTGGATGAATAAGAGCTTTAGGTGGACAAGGGCCACCAAGGACGTTTATGACGTCCAGGAACATGGAGCCTAAACAACAAATAGTGTTAGGACATTGCTAATCATTGTCGCTATGAGTTACAACTAACCATATGAATGCACAAGCATAAGCTGAGGCCTCTGTATGAGTACCATAGGCCCATAGGTCATGATGTAGTCATGATCCCAGGATTGTGCATTGATCAGTATGCACTGACATTAGGATCTAACactttctactttctaaaaGTACAGGAAGGTTCTGgacaagtgattagaaactattttaactttttgtttttagccattgagctccatttactcccattcattgaggactcactcatgtgcaccctctgctgttttgcagtcttttttttttttttatatataacggggtaataggaagaggccagtcTCCCTATAAACTGGTTCTCACTGCAAGATTGTATGTGttgagttatgaggctatgaaaTGGGGTGGAGAAACAAATCATCTGTTTCTCACCGTGTGTAACTGGTGGattctaaaaaaaatcaaattaaaattacAAGCATACAAGTAGGTTTAGAACATAGAAGCAGTACTAAAACAGTTTTGATTAAAGTCAGTTTTGCAAAAGATTGCCTTAAAATTTCAAGTTGACCTCAGATtgaatttttaacattttttacaaagtaatctgtTAACCCAGGTGTCACTCACAGTACTGGTTAGAAATGACGTAGGGCACATAGACCTTTCCGTTTCTGTCTTTGAGCCACTTGCACCCACGAGATGTACATGGGTCTGCATTCTGAAAGCCGGTATATGTGGCAATGTCGCCAAACATGACCTTGGGTTCATCCGGTGCCTGTCCTGAGCAATAAAACATGAGATGCTGGTTTGTTATGTTACTTTGAAAAATGCAGTTCCTTATATTGCACTGCAGGAGAGAATTCAGCAGTGctgattttacagtgtaaaataaGTTATTATGAAGGAGTATTTTAGCAATGCTGAGTTTATCATTTAGTTATGCGGCagtgcaataaaaaaaacttcttaCCTGCGTTCTTGTTTGCTCTTTCAATTATAGAAGTTACTGACAAGTCTTCATTCTCAATGCCGTTATCTGTGGAATGAAGTAATACTGTTATTGATTTCCATTGTTAGTAAAGGTTTCAAATTAAACATAAATCTAAACTTAATAGACTGCAATTAAAAACATCTTACCAGTCTCTTCCTGAATGAATACCTGGTTAACAAAACATTGTAGAGGATAAAATTTGGTAAGTACACTGTTGCCAACTTTCAAGAAGCTGTTGCCAAATAAGATATTATATTTCATATCTGCACCTTCTATGAGTGATCTCACCTTTACAGAGCGACTCTGAGCAGGACTGAATCCCAGCAGCGGCAGGATGAGGACCAGAGTGAGGTGCATGATGGAAGCCTTCACAGACACTGAGAATGGAAAATGGTTAAGGCAGAGCTACAGCTGAAATACATGGGCTAATAAGTACATTCCAACAGATCTTGTAGTAACACAATGCTTGTGACAATCCATGAAGTAACCCAGAAAATGGGAAAAGCTTAAGCAATGCTCTTTCCAAACTGTGTGACATACAAACTGTGTGACATACAGCTCTTTATAAGGCAATGTGTGAGTGCTGGCTTTTTGGTGTCAAAAAGCTGAGAGGAAATAACAGCATGTATTTCAATGGGATGATGATAATGGGCGCAAACATTTGTTCTGCGTAACAAATATTACACATTTAGTAGAGATATATTCCGTGTGCCAATTTTACAAGTCATGCACTTGAACTAACTTTAACCACGGGCCCCAAAAAGAAAGCCACTTCTTAAACCTTAAATTTTTCTTTTGCACTCAGAGTGCATAACAGATTTATAAAAGCTTGCAATTCTCTTGTTTAATAAGAACAACGATAAAGTGTGACTTATATTGTTCATTAATGGAAAAATCACTTTATTAATGAGAAAAAAGGGCAACACTTTATAATAACGgttatttataaaacatttatgtGCTTTTAATTCATAGTTAACTAATCATGAACTAATGATGTatttagagctttaaatcaTGAATTCATATATTAACAGCACTTTATAAGACATCTATAAGCTCTTACTTCATGATTAACAAATGAGGAATAGCTCAGGAATTCAGCAGTTATTCAGTTATGTACATACTACAATAAAAATTCATATGTTAGTAGTATAGTTGCAAACGTTAAAGTTTAGGTGCTATTTAGCCAAAAAACTAAACATCAAAATGAAACATCTATAAACTTCTACTTCATGATCTATTAATCATGAACTAATCAAGTATTTAAGAGTTGTTCTTCATTGTTTTATAGATTAATGGCAGTAGTGGCATTTGGGCAATACAATCTACAATGTGTCCTCTTTACAAGATGTCAGGGTTTTAGAATGGCCCATATATAATTACATGTAGAACTGGCATCACATCTCTATGGAGAACTCCTTATTCTCTGTCTGCATATGTATGAAGACCTGGTGTTGTTGATGACCACTTACAGTCACTGCAAACctgtcatgcaggtttctccacTACATCATCTGGACGATTTGATCCTTTCTCTCTAGGACGGTCACCTTTCATGTGGTTTACTTGtatcaccccactgctgcatTTTTTTCACTGGTGTCCAGTAACTGTTCACATCAGATTTCAACTCTGGCACCAGCCTGCAAAGCCAAAAAATGGAccagctccttcctacctgATGACGTAGAACAATTTAAGCTTCAAGTACAGCCCAGCTTAACCCACGGCACATAAAAGACAAACATCCAGACTCTTCCATTGGAGCCCATGTGGTGGAACAAACTTCCACTGAACAGCAGAATTCCTCACCATCTTCAAAAGGCGACCGGAGCTCCATCTCTCTGTGAAGCATTTAAATGAACTGTAATCTAGTGCTTCTGCAAAACCTCACCCCTGTACTGCGTGTCTCCACCGACTTTAGTATCTTAGCTCAGGGTTATCTTTAGACTCTCACTTTTCTCTCCAAAAGTGCTTTTGCTATATGCAATGAATGCAATTTATACAGAAAGAATGATggacaaacaagcaaaaaaaacccattaaattaaaaagtaaaaatctgCTAATTCAACTTGCCTTTTGTGAACCACAgtaatattcattaaaaaatgttgGGCCTATAAATGATTTGTTAAACATTAACAAACAGTAGTGACATTCTTACTCATGTCAGTCTGTCAGCATTTAGGTCTGTCAGCATTTCAGTCAGTCTGcatttcagtcagtcagtattTCAGTCAGTCTGcatttcagtcagtcagtattTTAGTCAGCATTTCAGTCAATCAGTATTTCAGTCTGTCAGCATTTAGGTCTGTCAGCATTTCAGTCAGTCTGcatttcagtcagtcagtattTCAGTCAGTCTGcatttcagtcagtcagtattTTAGTCAGcatttcagtcagtcagtattTTAGTCAGCATTTCAATCAGTCAGCATTTCAGTCAGCCAGCTTTCTCCCATGGCTGTtgggctaacgttagctaatgTTCTGTTGATGCTATCTTGTTAGGATTTGTGAGAAATGTATAACGCACAGAAATAGTTTAGAATATTTATCCTTTCAGCTCTCAATAAATAGAAAAGAAGCTTGTTATtgagaaatgtaaaaatcacatcacattttaaaacatctcaCTATATATGTAAGTATTGCACTGATACAATATCAAAGCAGTCTCAGCAACAAGTTTTGGGGTCTGAGTCTATGAGTTGAGCCTTGAGTCATAAGTGAAAGCCTACTAAAAATCTGACTAAAATAATGGGCCTGCCATTATACAAAAACATtacaatgcttaaaaaaaagacaacacaaCTTGAAACAGATGGTTAGTCTGCAGTTTATATATTATGTAAGCTTGTAAACATCTCTGCCCTATCAGTTTTTTCTAACAAAAGGCTCATGTTTAAAGTTTTGTCTAAGCAGATAATTTGGTGAGGTACAGGAGAGCAACACTGAAGTAATGTCTGCCCAAGACTGTATCAGTTACCAAACTAAAAGGTAAAGACTAGATTAGATCTGGAATATTTTACTCATTTACTGCATTAAGGTTAGCCGTTCAATCAGTTTCAGTTCTCTGTCAGAAAACTCACAAGTCCTAAGTCTTGAGTTTTAAATCATTCAGGAGTTGCTGACTAGAGTCCTGctgtataaaatgaaataagatTAATGGACTGATGGAACATTAAGGGAATATATCAGTTGatttgtttgtaatgtttttaatttttaatttaattttttttatctttgtgttGTTTCTCCATAGCAGGAAATCCTCAGCAGGCAGAAAGATTTTGCAGCAGTACAAGAGGGGGAAAAATCTTCATACTGCCTACAAGGCCATTAGTGTAGATAGAAACACTGTGGTGACCAGTGCTCCCACTGCAGAGCTTGCTATTGTGGCACCTCAAGAGTACAGTAAGCTGTTGGAGGGTCTCTCACGACAAGAGAAATTGCAAGTGTTTGCAAAGAAGTGCATGGATATTTTAAACAATGATGCACAGCTGTTGACCACTGTggaaatgtacaaaaagaaaaacaaacttttacctttaatgaaaagaaaataagcttgttttttatttactacaACTGTCAGTACTCTTGAATTAGGAGTTACACGTTGTGCATAATAGAGTCAAATTAGCACTTTTCAGAGGACATTTGTTAAGAGccctctgtgttttctttgtcttttaaaaTTCTTTCAAAGTGAGAATAAAAATATTTGCTACTGTGTTTGTTACAAAGTAAAGAAACTACAGCCTGATTATTCAGTTGCTTTTTTGGTTTATTCAATGAAGTTCTGACTACCCTGTTATCTCCTTTTGAGGTTTCCCTGTGATTTTAAGGTCCTAAAGGCAAAAGGCAGgtgaaaaacaaatgtatacCAGCTCATGCTCAACACTTATATTGAGTAAATGtccatgaatgttttttttttttcccactttagATTAGGGGctgcaaaatgttttataaatgttgaccaATTAATGTATAAATGACTTAACAGAAGGACTTTAGTTTGTAAGTGACTTATAGgcatttttagatatttatatatatggaatAGTTCCCACTTTAGATTAGGGGctgcaaaatgttttataaatgttgaccaattaatgtataaaaatgacTTAACAGAAGGACTTTAGTTTGTAAATTATATGTATTGatagtttatatgtaatgaacAGGCAATTTATAAAACATGAGTAAGAATGTCACTACTGTTTGTTAATGTTTAACAAATAATTTTTTAGGCCcaacattttttaatgaatctTACTGTGGTTCACAAAAGGCAAGCTGAATTAGcagatttttactttttaatttaatgggTTTTTTTTAAGGAATTTTAAGGGTTAACAATGTTTTGCATTCTCTGTCTGGGCATGGAAGTGTTTCCTGTTAAACGGGTTTGCCACGGCTTTGCCTTGTTGTGTTCTACACTGTGTCCTCAAGTGCATGAGTACAGACCAAAACATTACAGCAAAGAAATCACTAATGATACAATCAAGAGTGGGCTGCTTCTGGACcttgttgttttctttgatgGTATAGCCACATGTTCCTACTTGCTGGAGCAATTTCATTCATGAGATAcctaaatatttttaatgtagacCTGAAAACGGGTTAGACTTTGTTTATCTGCCTATTAAGCAACATAAGCAGCAGCTTGAATCTCACAGCCTCCAGGGGGCCCCTAACAACTTCTGGATTATTACTGTACTAGTATGCTGTCTCGTGGGTGGTGGAGTGTATGCCCCTTTGCCCCTTAATAACTATTCATTTAATCCAAGGAAGGCACAAAAATGATGTGGACTGAATTTTAATGAATGCATCATTCATGACTCCTGCATGTTTAACAACCTCAGTCTTTTTCTTGGCCCTCAAATCACTACTTAGCAACCATTTCTATCCTCCCTTTGCTCAGTCAAGTCTTCAGTTTGGCCAATTTGCCAGATTTTGAATGTAAAAGATATGATGATAAGATGTGCTTCAGTACAGACTGTAGTATGTTGTTTTCTATCCATTTCCAAAGATGAatagaaatataaaacatctGTGGATTAAAATGCAGTTGACATCAGCTAAACAGTATAACAATAAATTGTTGGtatgctaaaaaaaatagtCTTTGCTGAATGATCAAAATCATTGTTCACTTAAAAAGGTTAACAACGTAAAGTTTTGGTAGCTTTTATAATATTGGTGTTATAAAAAGTCATATAGCACTGTTATAAAAGCCATTAAAACCACCAGAGCCATTAATAAGCTATATTGCTTCATTAAGTACATAAAGCAAATTAGCTGATCAAACTAAAGCCTAGTAGACTAGTTGGAGATAACTCTCTATTGTAGCCTATCTTGTGGTAGAGGGCTTAATTCAGTTAACCcaggtgtttgttttgtttttgagcctaaagaaaattgaaaataaatgagcaTTATTTTCCCATGTAGAAATTTTGGGTTTGGGTTTTGGACCTCCCAGTAGAAAGAACgaaaactctttgtgttttgATACTGGCATGAAAATGTTGaacagcactttttaaaataaagattgtttaatttaaaaattaaacacataagaaatcaaaatctttcaacttctctatgaaataaatcaaaaagaactaataaaataaaaaactaataaataaaaaaatgtggtATTAGTTTTATTAATGGAAATTTGGGGGTTTtgattagggtttgggacagacacctcctaATAAAAAGTATCGATGATGATTATACCATTATATTTAGATTAGTATAATATCAATTAATGATGTGTGTTTAAATAGACCACAACATAATCTTTGTAGATAAATTAAAGTGTGAATACTCAATTTCcttttaattctatttttttttactgtggatGGCACTAAACTAAGTTATTAATATggtctgcatatatatatatatatatatatatatatatatatatatatatatatatacacatgcagtGGGCTCATGGGGCTCTAGACAGCTGCCTACCTTTTCGTAGTGTAAAGACCGGCCacatatgtaaaatattttcatgTCCACTATTAATAGGCATTAATAGTCTACTTTATATTTTGGTGTAACTTCTGTCTTATCTTGACCTGATCAAAGACCCGTTGATAGAGGCTTGATATCATGGTCCCTTAAGGTGTATATTCCTTAAAAACCTCTTCTTAAGTTTTATTTCTCACTTATATTCTTTGAAACAGGAAtagaaattctgtcaaaaattCTAACCTTTTTCTTGacaccaaaatacaaaatacaaggGGTCCTGGAGGGTCTGAGACCTTAATTAACACCTTGGACTATCTTTTGAaagaaagtcattacattttgttgatataCTTTCCATGATTGAATAAGGTGAAGCTAAAGGAAGATATTATTGAGTTAATATTATGTAACTAACTGTACATGCAATTTTGTAATTAAAGACAACAGACTATCAAAATAACAGTACTAACTCTTTACTAATAGCACTAACAATACAAACTCTTGCAAGGAAAATACTCCACCATAATGTCTAGTGGCTGCTCGATGACCACCACCTGTTTTGAAACACTCTGTTTAAACAGATTGTGTTTAAGAAATTCAAGGAGCAGATTTTGCAAAACTTTGTTGGAGTGTGTTCATTTCAGTGAGGACACTGCTGTTGCTTAATGCTAACGCTCTAGTACATACACAAGCAAGAACATGCAAGACGGTTAACATAATCTGTGAATGAGGAATAATGACTAAAGCCAGGATAAAAAAGCTAAAAGTCTTAGTTTAGTCTTAGGTTttgtacttcaggtttggtatatgaagaaagctagctagctagtttttcattttcttcttgatTAACTTGTAGAAATTTTTGAGACACCCACTGACAAATATCTGGCAAACAACTGCTAAGCCTGTCAATAGGGTCTTGATTTTCAGGAGAAATGGAAATGGATACTtgagtatcatcagcatagctatgaaaattgaTATAATGTTTcttaatgacatcacctagaagCAACATacaaagaataataaataaataaatagaatataaaaggccctaaaactgaaccttgtggaactccacaAATGTTAAATTTGATTATTGGTTTCTGTgatgtatatttatttcttgacaaatctctttttttaagtactcccttttttgttttttttctgtactatGAAACTGCATACAACAACGCTAATTTGTCTTTGTGCAAGGACCAGTTCCAGCCTATTAGTCACCACGCCACATGCCCAGATTGTCTTGAAAAGGATTAAGACCAGCTGGACTTTGCCTTAAACTAAGTTTAAAGTTGGCTGGTTAAGCGAGGAATACTACCTATTAGTCACCATGCCACATGCCCAGATTTTCTTGAAAAGGATTAAGACCAGCTGGACTCTGCCTTTAACTAAGTTTAAAGTTGGCTGGTTAAGCGAGGAATACTGTGTCAGTCGCAGGGATCCAGAATGCTGAGAAGGTTATCTCAAGTCTAAATTGTAACTATGTGGCTGCATGGGTTGGCTGTTTGAATGAAAATAACATTGCAGCCATGAGGCTGGCTGGACCACTGGTGTTTGACAGCATGAGCGACAGTCCTacgaaatgtgtgtgtgtgtgtgtgtgtgtgtgtgtgtgtgtgtgtgtgtgtgtgtgtgtgtgtgtgtgtgtgtgtgtgtgtgtgtgtgtgtgtgtgtgtgtgtgtgtgaaatggaGATTCTTATAGAACTACCTACATGATTATTGTGCTTCATGTTGAAAGAAAATGAGTAAACAGGCTACCTGTCGTAGGTCGCTtttgtaaaagtgtttttaaaggtttgggttttttttgccattttgtaaGTTCCATGCATGAAGAAGGCATTTGTGtttatgatgcacatcttttaTGATTATCTAGATAACAATAAACATATTGTCATGCCTTCTGCCAAGGATGCCTCCTCTATCTGCTCCCTTTCTCCTGCAGTCACTCGATTCCATGGACTGCCTAGAGGACTCCAACTCCTATGAGTCagtgggagatcacatgactccctACCATCACCAATGATGAACATTCATTCTATCGCTCCTCCTCACCGACACTCTTCCTCAATCCTCACACCTGTTTATCATTTCATGTCATTAGTTAGTATAAAAGCCCAGgcttcagttcagctctttgTGAAGTACTGCTAACCTCTCTGTCTGAAAAGTCTTTTTGTTTAtgacctgttttttgtttgggaCCTACCATTTTGTGTTTGGCCTTTTGGATTGCATTGCTGTGTACTATTTGCTCTCTTGGTTTTCGATCTTGGACAGGTTTCGTTTATCCTGCTCTTTGGTAATGACCCTGGCCTGTTCTGCTCTTTGTAACTGTCCCAAACAGTCAAGTAAACTTAAACCTTCTAATTTTATCTGCACACGTCTGATCAAGGCTTATATTAAGAGACCTCACAACTTTAACCATTGCTTTTTTAATAcatgaaaacagaaacaaaacagactGTGAAAGCAATTCAATTcttttttgttggtttgtttttgaaCAGAAATCTAAGATGATGACAGCAGATGACAGGATGACAGCATTTTCCTTTTGGACGTCAACATCTCAAAGtgcaaaagcattttaaatgcactaaaatgtaAAAGAGAGGCTCAGCTACAGTAGAGTTTGTTGACACGCAGGATGTCGTTGGCGTTCATCTCAGTGGCATGTCCCATGACCACATTCTTGTTTGGAATAGGGACCATGGTTGGCTGACCATTCATGGAAAAAGCGGTCCTGAAACCATAAAGATCACATTA
It contains:
- the LOC108432397 gene encoding high choriolytic enzyme 1-like, with amino-acid sequence MHLTLVLILPLLGFSPAQSRSVKVFIQEETDNGIENEDLSVTSIIERANKNAGQAPDEPKVMFGDIATYTGFQNADPCTSRGCKWLKDRNGKVYVPYVISNQYSSREISIIQNALMSFEKYTCIRFRPRRRQRDYVHIQSLSGCYSFVGRSGGGQVVSLNRRGCIYYGVIQHELLHALGFNHEQTRSDRDQHVRILFQNIIPGQEYNFRKIQTNNLHTPYDYSSVMHYGRYAFSRNRQPTILPIPDPNVAIGQATMMSRMDILRINRLYCQ